Proteins found in one Agaribacterium sp. ZY112 genomic segment:
- a CDS encoding Tfp pilus assembly protein FimT/FimU, whose amino-acid sequence MVQVPVRGFTLVELITVMILIGILAVSATSLFSKDTYSLQKSRDQLVAAFFSAQQLALAQRDRVQLICTSTAIDIRRDLNGNGSFEASESQTLDGVSYPLSLAPGQSLTPATFNFDRLGRTTGRSLTITGGGSAVIQISNMGALDY is encoded by the coding sequence ATGGTACAAGTACCCGTACGAGGCTTTACATTAGTTGAGTTAATTACGGTGATGATTTTAATCGGCATCTTAGCTGTGAGTGCCACCAGCCTTTTCTCTAAAGATACTTATAGCTTGCAAAAAAGCCGCGACCAATTGGTCGCGGCTTTTTTTTCGGCCCAGCAACTGGCCTTGGCTCAGCGAGATAGAGTGCAGTTGATCTGTACAAGCACCGCTATTGATATTCGTCGTGATCTGAATGGTAATGGTAGTTTTGAGGCCTCTGAAAGCCAAACCCTCGATGGCGTTAGTTATCCCTTAAGTTTAGCTCCAGGTCAGAGCTTAACTCCTGCTACCTTTAACTTTGATCGCTTAGGGCGAACAACTGGTCGCAGCCTGACAATTACAGGCGGTGGCTCTGCAGTTATTCAAATCAGTAATATGGGGGCTTTAGACTATTAA
- a CDS encoding type II secretion system protein, producing MPTTSFTSRSHSVSRGATLVELIVFMVIMAAALTGLISVFSNFVVGASDPLVRVRALELAQAQLDEILARKFDENSPAGGVPACGSSAGVACLGISPDGDYDDVGDYNGYSTTSFSPYTINVSVSNAGADLGLAANAARLIQVTVSTPATSGSNAGSPVILSAYKVNF from the coding sequence ATGCCCACCACTTCATTTACATCTCGCTCTCATTCAGTTTCACGCGGCGCAACTCTTGTTGAGCTCATTGTTTTTATGGTCATTATGGCCGCAGCTTTAACTGGCCTAATTTCTGTTTTTAGTAATTTTGTTGTGGGCGCGAGTGACCCGCTGGTTCGAGTGAGAGCTTTAGAGTTAGCCCAGGCGCAGCTAGATGAAATCCTAGCCCGTAAGTTTGATGAAAACAGCCCTGCAGGTGGCGTGCCTGCTTGTGGGTCAAGCGCAGGTGTCGCTTGTTTGGGAATAAGCCCTGACGGCGATTATGATGATGTTGGTGATTACAATGGTTATAGCACGACAAGTTTTAGTCCTTATACCATTAATGTCAGTGTCAGTAATGCTGGAGCTGATCTGGGGTTGGCTGCAAATGCTGCGCGCCTTATTCAGGTAACGGTAAGCACTCCGGCTACCAGTGGAAGCAATGCTGGCAGCCCTGTCATTTTAAGTGCTTATAAGGTGAATTTTTAA
- a CDS encoding type II secretion system protein J: MLGFCGRLNKTCFNISRGFTLIELIVVMLVVSILGAYSTSFVVSSTESYHLNRIQNRLLAKGRLSLEQMTRMLRSAVPNSIRVSPSGNCVEFLPSVGAAFYEAQVSDVSNGIMPMSSSVSTSPFLLDLGSAEHVVIGSFLASEIYSSASPSARAEVASTVGSPISQVNFSLPHRFIRNSNSRRVYLADDPVRFCLNGGSLWLYDNYGLLTTAINDGNPGGNATLMSDSVTTNASAFSLQAGTQARGAALSIALTYAESDIAIDLNQVVLARNVP; this comes from the coding sequence ATGCTTGGCTTTTGTGGGAGGCTGAATAAGACCTGTTTCAATATAAGCCGAGGTTTCACCTTGATTGAGCTGATCGTGGTGATGTTGGTTGTTAGTATCCTTGGTGCTTACAGCACAAGTTTTGTGGTAAGCAGTACAGAGAGTTATCACCTTAATCGTATTCAAAACCGCTTATTGGCAAAAGGGCGTTTAAGCCTAGAGCAAATGACACGTATGTTGCGCAGTGCTGTGCCCAATAGCATTCGGGTCAGTCCCTCAGGTAACTGTGTTGAGTTTTTACCCTCGGTCGGGGCCGCATTTTATGAAGCTCAAGTCAGTGATGTAAGTAATGGCATCATGCCAATGAGCTCTTCTGTATCGACATCTCCTTTTTTACTTGATTTAGGTTCTGCAGAGCATGTAGTTATCGGTAGTTTTTTGGCTAGTGAAATCTATTCTTCTGCGAGCCCTTCGGCGCGAGCTGAAGTGGCAAGTACCGTTGGTAGCCCAATCTCACAGGTAAACTTTAGCTTACCCCATCGTTTTATTCGTAATTCCAATAGCCGTAGAGTATATCTTGCCGATGATCCTGTACGATTTTGTTTAAATGGTGGCAGTTTGTGGTTGTACGATAATTATGGTTTGTTAACTACTGCTATAAATGATGGTAATCCCGGAGGCAATGCAACGCTTATGTCCGATTCAGTTACAACTAATGCGAGTGCCTTTAGTTTGCAAGCCGGAACGCAGGCGCGTGGTGCGGCTTTATCTATCGCTTTGACTTATGCTGAATCAGACATTGCTATTGACCTCAACCAAGTGGTATTGGCTAGAAATGTCCCGTAG
- a CDS encoding DUF6701 domain-containing protein, producing the protein MNNPASLSAFYYRFALFPILFFLGVLFFSNYSYSAACSATFADGASNSSDPWWDHSGGSITFTDTARIVNSPDGLLATDSLNNNGSLVSCDTQACARYPSWWDQSVPALDYAFSPGGSDFNLWSGTGSISPGNYRNLQVSNGAALTMEPGDYHFQNFNNYGGSIEINSSAAVGSSVRIFVQGNLSLTDGAGFNTSSSNYAAFVYTNGTIGLFSNTTMRALLYTRGTVTITDGHSFTGAIVGENSSISVYSGATITYDPSMIDQIDFGGECDNNYTPPATPILEWLFDEGSGQQIIDSAGSLNAHLGDTSNPEASDPTWVTGYSGCALEYDHRQRTWAESDSSFDPPEVGTVVFWLKMGDPNNQSRLFGISDSWEIRRWSNQQLYFDLNQSGSSTHNFRTNTTFPNNGSWHHIAAVFNADDDEYEVYVDGNLERSGTITLSPQNANILSLGRRTGRNSQYFSGIIDEYRVYDSELSQTQIQALRDLPPVVGCSINALDNFNVDVGGGSGSVCTPSNVIITARDSSGATLTDYTGTVTITSSTGNGTWSSVSSLGTLTPGAGDSGSATYQFVDADNGQITLALSNEHAETLQVTVSENGGSVSNTSNDLTFSENAFVVSSTDSLLDDLIAGRRHSYQVQMLLRDPDGTECGPAPLYNEPSVKAWIQRSAADPSGTAPTMLNAVADSSVSLLNTEATAQSINLNFSAGVANFSLDTSDVGQYSINFYDDSLNFSDLAIRGSSASYTARPFAFLTTVTGNPEGGSSSAAVFQAAGLDFEATTQALAWSGSDDVNGDGRADVFSDTNRNNNDQLNGAVLPSFGQEGVPETLSLSATLESPVWAGSGGTPELSSSAASGDARVLDSFSGGEATTSEIYFPEVGVITLLTQVTDGQYLGSNTDMTSLSVSPSVYVGRFTPARFEVGASSAITPFCTGFSYLAQPWDADVSLQALNSRGVVTQNYKDGFAKLTTADLSYLAGDAAQSLTMSSRLTSNSTVMSWLNGTATIASSLTVPRLSAPDGPFSQFTVGFDAEDSDSVGINSADYDFDSGFDGSNDSVELGSMQLLYGRLRLDSAFGPETETLPVNYSIEYWNGSYFELHAGDSCTDLAQSAHNYPNGSIDIIANRTVAVGAGTSTGSYTDDAGGNIGFSSGDAGLSFSAPGSGNTGSFLISTDLTVYPWLQFDWNQNGSDDSQTPQAEINFGTYRSHDRIIFWQEVLSN; encoded by the coding sequence ATGAATAACCCAGCCTCATTATCGGCCTTTTATTATCGTTTTGCTTTGTTTCCTATTCTCTTTTTTCTGGGAGTTCTATTTTTTTCTAATTACAGTTATTCCGCTGCTTGTAGTGCTACTTTTGCCGATGGCGCCTCGAATTCAAGTGATCCTTGGTGGGACCACAGTGGTGGCTCAATTACTTTTACAGATACCGCTCGAATTGTGAATAGCCCTGATGGCTTGCTCGCTACAGATAGCCTTAATAATAACGGCTCGTTAGTTAGCTGTGATACGCAAGCGTGTGCAAGGTATCCGAGCTGGTGGGATCAGTCAGTTCCTGCGTTGGATTACGCCTTTTCACCGGGAGGTTCTGACTTCAATCTTTGGTCAGGTACAGGAAGTATCTCTCCTGGTAATTATCGTAATTTACAGGTGAGTAACGGTGCAGCACTCACTATGGAACCAGGGGATTATCACTTCCAAAATTTTAATAATTATGGCGGCAGTATTGAAATTAACTCTTCGGCAGCAGTGGGAAGTTCCGTTAGGATTTTTGTGCAAGGCAATTTAAGTTTAACTGACGGAGCAGGCTTTAATACGTCTAGTAGTAATTATGCCGCTTTTGTATATACCAATGGCACAATTGGGCTTTTCAGTAACACGACAATGCGAGCGTTACTCTATACAAGAGGAACTGTGACGATAACCGACGGGCACTCTTTTACTGGCGCCATTGTTGGAGAGAATAGTTCTATCTCTGTTTATAGCGGAGCTACGATTACTTATGACCCTAGCATGATTGATCAAATTGATTTTGGCGGGGAATGTGATAACAATTATACACCTCCCGCGACACCTATTTTAGAGTGGTTGTTTGATGAGGGCAGCGGCCAACAAATTATAGATAGTGCTGGTTCTTTAAACGCTCACTTGGGGGACACATCTAACCCTGAGGCGAGTGATCCGACTTGGGTTACAGGTTACAGTGGCTGTGCCTTGGAATATGATCACAGGCAGCGTACTTGGGCTGAGAGTGATAGCAGCTTTGATCCGCCTGAAGTGGGCACCGTTGTATTTTGGTTAAAAATGGGTGATCCAAATAATCAAAGTCGCTTGTTTGGTATCTCAGATTCATGGGAGATACGCCGTTGGAGTAATCAGCAGCTATATTTTGACCTTAACCAAAGTGGCTCATCTACCCACAATTTTCGTACTAATACAACCTTCCCGAATAATGGTTCTTGGCATCACATAGCCGCAGTGTTTAATGCGGATGATGACGAATACGAGGTCTATGTTGATGGCAACTTGGAGCGAAGTGGCACAATTACTTTATCACCTCAAAATGCAAATATTTTAAGTTTGGGGCGCAGAACAGGGCGAAATAGCCAGTATTTTAGTGGCATTATTGATGAATACCGAGTCTATGACAGCGAGCTAAGTCAAACACAAATTCAAGCCCTAAGAGATTTACCCCCTGTTGTTGGCTGCTCGATTAATGCCCTTGATAATTTTAATGTAGATGTTGGCGGTGGTTCGGGCAGTGTTTGCACGCCTTCCAATGTGATTATCACCGCTCGAGACTCATCAGGGGCGACTTTAACTGACTATACGGGAACCGTAACGATTACCAGTAGTACAGGCAATGGTACTTGGTCTTCCGTGAGCAGTTTAGGTACTTTAACGCCTGGTGCGGGTGACAGTGGCAGTGCGACTTATCAATTTGTTGATGCAGATAATGGTCAAATAACGTTAGCTTTAAGTAATGAGCATGCCGAAACGCTTCAAGTCACGGTAAGTGAAAACGGTGGCTCAGTTAGTAATACTTCAAACGATTTAACCTTTTCAGAAAACGCTTTTGTAGTTAGTAGTACCGATAGTTTGCTGGACGACTTAATTGCTGGGCGTCGTCACAGCTATCAAGTGCAAATGCTACTTCGTGATCCAGATGGGACTGAGTGTGGTCCTGCCCCTTTATATAATGAACCTAGTGTTAAGGCTTGGATCCAGCGCAGTGCTGCAGATCCTTCTGGCACTGCGCCAACCATGCTTAATGCAGTGGCAGATTCGAGTGTTAGTTTATTAAATACGGAAGCGACAGCTCAGAGCATTAATTTAAATTTTAGCGCAGGTGTTGCGAACTTTAGTTTAGATACCAGCGATGTTGGTCAATACAGTATTAATTTTTACGATGATAGTTTAAATTTTTCAGACCTAGCCATACGAGGTAGCTCGGCATCGTATACCGCTCGTCCTTTTGCTTTTTTAACAACCGTAACGGGCAATCCTGAGGGTGGTAGTTCTTCTGCTGCGGTATTCCAAGCTGCTGGTTTGGATTTTGAAGCAACGACTCAAGCCTTAGCTTGGAGTGGTAGTGATGACGTTAATGGCGATGGTCGCGCCGATGTTTTTTCTGACACCAATAGAAATAATAACGATCAACTAAATGGCGCGGTGTTGCCTAGCTTTGGTCAAGAAGGGGTGCCTGAAACCTTGTCTTTATCGGCGACTTTGGAGTCTCCTGTTTGGGCTGGTAGTGGCGGTACTCCAGAGCTCTCATCTTCTGCCGCTTCGGGTGATGCTCGAGTGCTTGATAGTTTTAGTGGTGGCGAAGCAACAACCTCAGAAATATATTTTCCTGAAGTAGGCGTTATCACCTTGCTAACCCAAGTAACTGACGGTCAGTATTTAGGTAGTAATACTGATATGACGAGTTTATCTGTTTCCCCTTCTGTTTATGTCGGTAGGTTTACACCTGCGCGTTTTGAGGTTGGTGCTAGCTCTGCCATTACGCCATTTTGTACAGGTTTTAGTTATTTGGCTCAGCCTTGGGATGCGGATGTTAGTCTACAGGCTTTAAATAGCCGTGGCGTGGTGACGCAAAACTATAAAGATGGCTTTGCAAAGTTAACAACAGCAGACTTAAGTTATCTTGCGGGTGATGCCGCACAATCGCTAACGATGAGTTCTCGTTTAACAAGCAACAGCACTGTGATGAGCTGGCTTAATGGCACGGCGACAATCGCGTCTAGTTTAACGGTACCGCGTTTAAGTGCACCCGATGGGCCTTTTAGTCAGTTTACTGTTGGTTTTGATGCCGAGGATTCTGACAGTGTAGGCATTAATAGCGCGGATTATGATTTTGATAGCGGTTTTGATGGTTCTAATGACAGTGTTGAGCTTGGTTCAATGCAATTACTTTATGGGCGCTTGCGTTTAGATAGCGCCTTTGGCCCGGAAACAGAAACCTTACCTGTCAATTACAGTATTGAATATTGGAATGGTTCATATTTTGAGTTGCATGCAGGTGATTCATGTACGGATTTGGCGCAAAGTGCACATAATTACCCCAATGGTTCTATCGATATCATTGCCAATAGAACGGTAGCGGTTGGGGCCGGAACATCGACGGGTAGTTATACGGACGATGCCGGAGGCAATATTGGTTTTTCTAGCGGTGATGCAGGCTTGAGTTTTTCTGCTCCGGGTAGTGGTAATACCGGTAGTTTTTTAATCTCTACCGATTTAACGGTGTACCCTTGGTTGCAGTTCGATTGGAATCAAAATGGCAGTGATGACAGCCAAACGCCTCAAGCAGAAATTAACTTTGGTACATATAGAAGTCACGACCGTATTATTTTCTGGCAGGAAGTGCTGAGTAATTAG
- a CDS encoding general secretion pathway protein GspB — MSLILDALKKANDERADDSEPNDNIEHHKQSPIDLDSIEPGLQNSTIHAENANTDLEEHPEEFDKKSKLKPILAGTGLAALFLIGYALTPNSDSNIGGTHSKTPEKNTQQVSSDKISAAQTAQFKEKEALSAPKAEDQATTQEKPTPETKTTVQNTNKDTQPELSSSTKIRTTNTNAEQKLIAAQYQQEQQRSNPDIDTLYQDDNIRSTVAEENAATQSSKSYSTNKSDSSKSQAAKQTKQAKTIESGSSLNDVDNLAFYAAVMFIKGLPHSMQRDIPTLMYGGHYYQPNGQSSVMLNGKTYKEGSRIGGGIKVEKILKDGVLLSKGQTQFKMMALNSWLNY, encoded by the coding sequence ATGTCTTTAATACTTGACGCCCTCAAAAAAGCGAACGATGAACGTGCTGATGACAGCGAGCCCAATGACAACATCGAGCATCACAAGCAAAGCCCTATTGACTTAGACAGCATCGAGCCCGGCTTACAAAACAGCACCATTCACGCAGAAAACGCGAATACAGACCTTGAAGAGCACCCAGAAGAATTTGATAAAAAGTCTAAGCTCAAACCCATTTTAGCTGGCACTGGCTTAGCTGCTTTATTTTTAATTGGTTACGCTCTTACTCCCAATAGTGATTCGAACATAGGTGGCACACACAGCAAAACTCCCGAAAAAAACACCCAGCAAGTGAGTAGTGACAAAATAAGCGCCGCACAAACAGCCCAATTCAAAGAAAAAGAAGCGTTAAGCGCACCTAAAGCTGAAGACCAAGCAACGACTCAAGAAAAACCAACACCTGAAACCAAGACTACAGTTCAAAACACAAATAAAGACACCCAACCCGAACTATCTAGCAGCACCAAGATAAGAACAACCAACACCAATGCGGAGCAAAAATTAATTGCCGCGCAATACCAACAAGAACAACAGCGCTCTAATCCGGATATTGATACGCTTTATCAGGATGACAACATACGAAGCACGGTAGCGGAAGAAAACGCCGCAACTCAGAGTTCAAAAAGCTACAGCACGAACAAAAGCGACAGCAGTAAAAGCCAAGCTGCAAAACAGACCAAACAAGCAAAAACCATTGAAAGCGGAAGCAGCTTAAACGATGTTGATAACCTAGCATTTTATGCTGCGGTTATGTTTATTAAAGGCCTGCCCCACTCAATGCAAAGAGATATACCGACGCTAATGTATGGCGGCCACTATTATCAGCCGAACGGCCAGTCATCGGTCATGCTCAATGGTAAAACCTACAAAGAAGGTTCCAGAATTGGCGGCGGTATTAAAGTAGAAAAGATATTAAAAGATGGGGTCTTACTAAGCAAAGGCCAGACACAGTTTAAAATGATGGCTTTAAATAGCTGGCTTAATTATTAA